A single genomic interval of Bacillus smithii harbors:
- a CDS encoding CBO0543 family protein, with protein MSKMILWAFVIIGMALLLFRFRKKTLIKDSILVFLLKAYFSTFIGIFVAKEKLIEYPVRFLSKYFDTSIVFESFLYPIMCVYFFQTTYHSKFPSIVLQCALYTGALTIIEVLCEKYTDLIKYHNWTWMYSFITIFFLSLFVRLLTQWIIKMDNQNG; from the coding sequence ATGAGCAAAATGATTTTGTGGGCGTTTGTAATCATTGGAATGGCCTTATTGCTTTTCAGATTCAGAAAAAAAACACTAATCAAAGACTCGATTTTAGTTTTCTTATTAAAAGCTTATTTTTCCACATTTATTGGCATTTTTGTTGCAAAAGAGAAATTGATTGAATACCCTGTTCGGTTTTTAAGCAAATATTTCGATACGAGCATTGTTTTTGAATCCTTTCTCTATCCAATTATGTGTGTATACTTTTTTCAAACAACTTACCATTCCAAGTTTCCAAGCATTGTTCTGCAATGTGCGTTGTATACCGGTGCCTTAACCATCATTGAGGTTCTTTGTGAAAAATATACGGATTTAATTAAGTACCATAATTGGACATGGATGTATTCGTTTATAACCATCTTTTTTTTATCGCTTTTTGTCCGTTTGTTGACGCAATGGATAATCAAAATGGATAATCAAAATGGATGA
- a CDS encoding IS256 family transposase — translation MSNSILNSDFANQLENMIKDFVQEKLEFIMREEIKNFLQVEQEHVQNSRNGYYHRTLDTKYGKIEALTVPRDRNGDFQTQLFEPYQRQDGWLEQAIIKMYQSGMSTREIGKFIERILGSTYSPTTISHITDAALEDIQKWQQRPLNKRYSVLYLDGFYIKVRRDTYAKEVIYVVLGVNEEGYREILGFYVGGQESAHGWQEILQDLYTRGAHEVLLGVFDGLPGLEEAFKAVYPKADVQRCVVHKVRNTLNKVRKKDQFEVAEDLKLIYRSMTRDAAIQAFHEFKDKWSKKYPREVQSWEQDLDVLLTFMKYPTSIRSVIYTTNAIERTIKDIRKRLKTMNSLTSIEAAEKITFLTVQDLNEKWSTRKLKGFSTAYKALQDMFEERY, via the coding sequence ATGAGTAATAGTATACTCAACTCAGATTTCGCAAATCAACTGGAAAATATGATAAAAGATTTTGTTCAAGAAAAGCTTGAATTCATCATGAGAGAAGAAATCAAAAATTTCCTCCAAGTGGAACAGGAACACGTTCAAAACTCAAGAAATGGTTATTATCACCGTACTCTTGATACAAAGTACGGGAAAATAGAAGCTCTTACGGTTCCAAGAGATCGCAACGGGGATTTCCAGACTCAACTGTTTGAGCCTTATCAACGTCAAGACGGCTGGCTGGAACAGGCGATTATTAAAATGTATCAAAGTGGGATGAGCACTCGAGAAATTGGGAAGTTTATCGAAAGAATTCTTGGTTCAACCTACTCTCCTACCACGATTAGTCATATTACAGATGCCGCGTTGGAGGATATTCAAAAATGGCAACAACGTCCATTAAACAAACGGTATTCTGTGTTGTATCTTGATGGGTTTTATATAAAAGTTCGTCGTGATACGTATGCCAAAGAAGTCATTTACGTTGTTCTTGGTGTCAATGAAGAAGGTTATCGTGAAATTCTTGGCTTTTACGTTGGAGGTCAAGAAAGCGCGCATGGCTGGCAAGAGATTCTCCAAGACCTTTATACACGCGGTGCTCATGAAGTCTTACTTGGTGTTTTTGATGGACTCCCAGGTCTTGAAGAAGCCTTTAAAGCCGTCTATCCGAAAGCCGATGTTCAACGATGTGTGGTCCACAAAGTAAGAAATACGTTAAACAAGGTAAGGAAAAAAGACCAATTTGAAGTGGCTGAAGACCTAAAGCTGATCTATCGTTCGATGACAAGAGACGCAGCCATTCAAGCCTTTCATGAGTTTAAAGACAAGTGGTCTAAAAAGTATCCTAGAGAAGTCCAATCTTGGGAACAGGATTTAGATGTCCTCCTAACATTCATGAAATATCCGACCAGTATTCGTAGTGTCATCTACACGACCAATGCGATTGAACGAACGATTAAAGATATACGTAAACGACTCAAAACGATGAACAGCTTAACCAGTATTGAAGCAGCAGAAAAAATCACGTTCTTAACGGTACAGGACTTGAATGAAAAATGGTCCACTAGAAAACTTAAAGGGTTTTCTACGGCATACAAGGCACTTCAAGATATGTTTGAAGAAAGATACTGA
- a CDS encoding GNAT family N-acetyltransferase: MNMPVDIRKATIQDLEEIVRLRLELFKELGEVRSEQEEALVITATKEYLEEALTNNEFISYLALLNDHVISVSGMVLFKRPPYLENLKGLEAYILNMYTIPQYRGKGIARSLLEKLIEECKKTGVRRLWLHASDDGKPLYTKMGFTFHHGEMELFI; encoded by the coding sequence ATGAATATGCCAGTCGACATTCGTAAAGCAACCATTCAAGATTTAGAAGAAATTGTAAGATTGCGTTTGGAACTTTTTAAGGAATTAGGAGAAGTGCGATCTGAACAAGAAGAGGCTCTCGTTATAACCGCTACAAAAGAATATTTAGAAGAAGCACTTACAAATAATGAATTCATTTCATACTTAGCTCTATTAAATGATCATGTGATCAGTGTAAGCGGGATGGTTTTATTTAAACGGCCGCCTTATTTAGAGAATCTAAAAGGACTGGAGGCTTACATATTGAATATGTATACCATTCCTCAATATCGGGGGAAAGGTATAGCAAGATCATTATTAGAAAAGTTGATAGAGGAATGCAAAAAAACAGGAGTGAGACGACTTTGGTTGCATGCATCTGATGATGGAAAGCCGTTATATACAAAAATGGGATTTACTTTTCATCACGGTGAAATGGAATTATTTATTTAA